A stretch of the Neodiprion lecontei isolate iyNeoLeco1 chromosome 4, iyNeoLeco1.1, whole genome shotgun sequence genome encodes the following:
- the LOC107220323 gene encoding quinone oxidoreductase-like protein 2 → MSAAFGRRVVSQLFAKTAKRSCIRLSTSKWRSTTAVASETVVADKPSKNVIPAPEPGRVQAALLKNFDEPLQIENIDAPRITEDKEVLIDVHYCALNGPDILLSKNSYPHKLKLPQILGYEIVGELREIGDHAAKAGYKVGDKVIALNKQRFGGFAETCTAEFGDIWKVPNSLKLIDAVCLLDGYATALVGFEKRACLQEDDMVLVNVGLGGVGLAAVDLAANVYRAQVIGVCATEDRTTLVREKGAFAALKFHDKKLMKQIVNVAAEKDIKEIFDGVSGENFKKVLSCFTDVYKSGLVKDLLHDNEFSVVIQHLSREGRVIVAGLAVSKYNGKDAAPTGSFGVTGVSLHEYRDKDHEFYRSVGDEVLEFFEDGLISPSRSLVAGLYKINSAMKFILKMKASGKVVIDMKNKEVFTETDDDD, encoded by the exons ATGTCAGCCGCATTTGGACGACGCGTTGTATCGCAATTATTTGCGAAAACTGCGAAAAGATCATGTATAAGACTCTCGACGTCGAAATGGCGAAGCACAACTGCTGTCGCATCGGAAACCGTCGTCGCTGACAAACCCTCAAAGAATGTTATTCCGGCTCCGGAACCCGGTCGCGTTCAGGCGGCCTTGCTGAAAAACTTCGATGAGCCTCTTCAAATCGAGAACATTGATGCACCGAGGATAACCGAGGACAAAGAG GTACTCATCGACGTTCACTACTGCGCTCTGAATGGTCCGGATATCCTTTTGAGCAAAAATTCTTACCCGCACAAGCTGAAGCTGCCTCAAATACTGGGCTATGAGATAGTCGGCGAGCTTCGAGAGATTGGCGATCATGCGGCCAAGGCTGGATACAAAGTTGGGGACAAAGTTATTGCCCTAAACAAACAGCGCTTTGGGGGGTTTGCAGAAACCTGCACAGCAGAATTTGGG GACATTTGGAAGGTTCCTAACTCGTTGAAATTGATCGATGCAGTGTGTTTGCTGGACGGTTATGCCACGGCACTTGTTGGGTTCGAAAAGAGAGCCTGCTTGCAAGAAGATGATATGGTATTGGTCAATGTTGGGCTTGGCGGAGTTGGTTTGGCTGCCGTCGATCTTGCTGCAAATGTCTACAGAGCTCAG GTAATTGGGGTTTGCGCAACAGAAGATAGAACCACGCTTGTTAGAGAAAAAGGAGCATTTGCAGCGCTTAAGTTTCACGACAAGAAGTTGATGAAACAAATCGTCAACGTTGCTGCGGAGAAAGACatcaaagaaattttcgatGGTGTCAGTGgcgaaaatttcaagaaagtCTTGTCTTG TTTTACAGATGTCTATAAATCGGGTTTGGTAAAGGACCTGCTACACGACAACGAGTTTTCCGTTGTAATACAACACTTGTCTCGAGAAG GGCGAGTTATCGTTGCTGGGCTAGCAGTCAGCAAGTACAATGGAAAAGATGCCGCGCCTACAGGGTCCTTCGGTGTGACAGGAGTAAGCCTTCACGAGTACAGAGACAAGGATCATGAGTTTTATCG TTCAGTCGGGGACGAGgtgcttgaattttttgaagatGGACTGATTTCACCCTCACGTTCGCTTGTTGCCGGACTATACAAAATTAACAGCGCcatgaaattcattttaaaGATGAAGGCGTCGGGAAAG GTTGTCATAGACATGAAAAACAAGGAAGTGTTTACGGAAACGGACGACGACGATTAA